The Hippocampus zosterae strain Florida chromosome 20, ASM2543408v3, whole genome shotgun sequence genome contains a region encoding:
- the LOC127592844 gene encoding kelch-like protein 34, protein MDSYSILYSSCHRTELLDRFQRLRSAGRMCDVVLETEGVSFPCHRALLASSSDYFWALFGEATTERLACSIRLPALTPVGLDVILDFLYSGWLRVSESTLPDVLEAARYLQVDTAVAICERYITDELSAENCCCYANLAEYHALTDVLEAANYSIAAEMAVLLQERRGDLLGLNIQSLMTVLDADEIPAVKEVELVKLALDWLGENGPLPLLQSNQLLSRLRFGLIAPDDLAHLSHASKAMGTPLIRSQVTRALEYHRTGSARPIKQNKQSTLRAAVRVVLVGGSSSPNHPEQQVLMFNPKTRTFGSLRTYLPQRLRNHCVCSLGGFLFVVGGEVVSKADGKPVVAETSNQVWRYDPRFECWQQVESMLQKRTKFTCCATDDSIYAIGGQHTTADGNAHATLASVEFYDLEAGTWRRGQPMPGPLHGHASAVLEQKIYVSGGLPDNSIVDLVPGQSQSRKEVLCWDGVSRLWQKVAPMSIGRFGHRLASVHGYLYALLGMYEPYCDIERYDPGADHWTRLRPLHPASFSYGMAAMPSGSILVFGGRKWSNGQEVVLKSVLEYKPKKDHWREICQLPRPLTGTECTLLPMPD, encoded by the coding sequence ATGGATAGCTACTCCATCCTTTACAGCTCGTGCCACAGGACCGAGCTGCTCGACCGCTTCCAGCGTCTTCGCTCGGCCGGGAGGATGTGCGACGTGGTGCTCGAGACCGAGGGGGTCTCCTTCCCGTGCCACCGGGCCCTCCTGGCCAGTTCCAGCGATTATTTTTGGGCTCTATTCGGGGAAGCTACGACGGAGAGATTAGCGTGCAGCATCAGGCTCCCGGCGCTAACGCCTGTAGGGTTAGATGTCATCTTAGACTTCCTGTACTCCGGTTGGCTCAGGGTGTCCGAGAGCACACTTCCTGATGTTTTGGAGGCGGCGAGGTACCTGCAAGTGGACACGGCTGTTGCCATATGCGAACGCTACATCACGGATGAGCTCAGCGCGGAGAACTGCTGCTGCTACGCTAACTTAGCAGAGTACCATGCGCTTACCGACGTGTTGGAAGCGGCCAACTACAGTATCGCCGCGGAGATGGCCGTTCTTCTGCAAGAGAGACGGGGCGACCTCCTGGGCTTGAACATCCAGTCGCTGATGACGGTGCTGGACGCTGATGAAATTCCAGCGGTAAAGGAGGTGGAGCTCGTCAAGCTGGCACTGGATTGGTTGGGTGAGAACGGGCCTCTCCCGCTGCTGCAATCCAACCAGTTGCTAAGCCGCTTGCGCTTCGGATTGATCGCTCCGGACGATCTTGCGCACCTGAGCCACGCCAGCAAAGCCATGGGCACACCTTTGATCAGGAGCCAGGTGACGAGGGCACTGGAGTACCACAGAACGGGTTCGGCAAGGCCAATCAAGCAGAACAAACAGTCCACGCTCAGGGCGGCCGTTCGTGTAGTACTTGTCGGCGGCAGCTCGAGTCCAAATCATCCGGAGCAGCAGGTGTTGATGTTCAATCCGAAAACCAGGACGTTTGGGTCCCTTAGGACCTACCTGCCGCAGAGACTAAGGAACCACTGCGTGTGCTCCTTGGGTGGCTTCCTCTTCGTAGTGGGCGGGGAGGTGGTGAGCAAGGCAGACGGCAAACCGGTCGTCGCGGAAACCTCCAATCAGGTTTGGAGGTACGACCCCCGCTTTGAGTGTTGGCAGCAGGTGGAGTCCATGCTTCAGAAGAGAACCAAGTTCACCTGCTGCGCCACCGACGACTCCATCTACGCCATTGGCGGACAACACACAACCGCCGACGGCAACGCACACGCCACGTTGGCTTCCGTGGAGTTTTATGACTTGGAGGCAGGCACTTGGCGGCGGGGACAACCAATGCCCGGACCGCTCCACGGTCACGCGAGCGCCGTGCTCGAACAGAAAATTTACGTGTCAGGTGGTCTCCCGGACAACAGCATCGTTGACCTGGTCCCGGGCCAGAGCCAAAGCAGAAAGGAAGTTCTGTGCTGGGACGGTGTGAGTAGACTCTGGCAGAAAGTGGCACCCATGTCCATTGGCAGGTTCGGGCATCGCCTGGCGAGCGTCCACGGTTACCTTTACGCCCTACTGGGGATGTACGAGCCCTATTGCGATATCGAGCGCTACGATCCAGGAGCGGACCATTGGACTCGCCTCAGGCCGCTACACCCCGCTTCCTTCAGCTACGGGATGGCGGCGATGCCGAGTGGGAGCATCCTGGTGTTTGGTGGGAGGAAGTGGAGCAACGGGCAGGAGGTGGTCCTGAAGAGCGTGCTGGAGTACAAACCCAAGAAAGACCACTGGAGGGAAATCTGTCAGCTGCCAAGACCCCTCACAGGAACCGAGTGCACGTTACTACCGATGCCTGACTAA